The Kribbella shirazensis genomic interval GAACGCGAGGACGAAGGTCAACAAAAAGGTTGTCGCCAATCCTGGTGCCAGCAACGGCAGCGTGATCCGCCGGAACCGCTGCGCCCGCGAGGCGCCGAGCGTCGCCGCGGCCCGCTGCAGCGTGGGGTCGATGCCGGACAGGTACGACAGCACCAGCAGGAACGCGAACGGGAATCCGGTGATGACGAGCGAGAAGAACACGCCCCAGTAGTTGTTCGTCAGGCGGATCGGATCGTCGACAATCTGAAGACTGAGCAGGACCCGGTTGAACCAGCCCGTCGGGCCGAGGTAGTTCAGCAGCCCCTGCGCGGTCAGCACGGTCCCGAGCGTGATCGGTACGACGAGGATCGTGGTCAGCAGCCGTTTGCCGCGGAACCGGCCGCGGAGCCGGAACGCGATCGGTACGGCGGCCAGCACGTTCAGCAGCGCCGCGGGCAGGGCGATCTTCAGCGTGGTCGCGATCGTGTCGCGCTGGTACGCGTCGCTGAAGAACTTGTCGTAGTTGGCCAGCACGCCGCCGCCGTCCATCGGCTGGAACGACAGGCTCAGGCCGTACAGGAACGGATAGACGAACAGCAGCAGAACGAAGATCGTGGCCGGGAGCAACAACCACAACCGTCGGTCGACGCCGCGTTCGGCCAGCCGATGCTGCCAGGTCGCGCTCATGCCGGGTACACCAGGAGCCGTCCGGGCGTCACGGCCAGGGCCACCTGCTCCCCCGGCTCGACCCGCTGCTCGGTGCGCAGGTGCAGCCGCGTCTCGCCGTCGACGACCACCTCGACCGCGCGCTCGCGGCCCTGGTACTCGACGACCTCGACAAGACCCTTCACACCTTGGTCGGCGATCTTCACGTCCTCGGGCCGCACGGCGGCGATCACGTCGTCGTCCTGGGCGACAGCGCCCTGCGCCGCGCCGCGGATCGCCGTACCGCCGAGGTCCACCGTCACCTGGTCGCCGTGCAGCTGCGACGCCTTCAGCGGCAGCAGGTTGCGGTACCCCATGAAGTCGGCGACGTGCCAGGTGGCCGGCTTGGTGTGGACCTGCTCCGGCGTGCCGATCTGCTGCACCTTGCCCTGGCGCATGACGACCAGGCGGTCGGCCATGCTCAGCGCCTCCTCCTGGTCGTGTGTCACGTACACGGTCGTCAGCCCGAGCGACTGGTGCAGCCGCCGGATCTCGGTCCGCATCTCCAGGCGGAGCTTGGCGTCCAGGTTGCTCAGTGGCTCATCCATCAGCACCAGCGACGGCTCGAGGACGGTCGCGCGGGCGATCGCCACGCGCTGCTGCTGACCGCCGGACAGCTGTCCGGGCAGCTTGCTCGCGTGGTCGGCCAGCTGCACCATATCGATCGCCTCGGTGGTGCGGCGCTGCACGTCGGCCTTCGGCAGGTTGCGCATCCGCAACCCGAAGGCGATGTTGTCCCGGACGGTCAGGTGCGGGAACAGCGCGTAGTTCTGGAAGACCATGCCGAAGCCGCGCTTCTCCGGCGGCAGCGTGTCGATCCGCCGGTCGTCCTGCCAGATCGAGCCCGCGGTCAGCGGGAGCAGACCGGCCAGGCAGTTCAGCGCCGTCGACTTGCCGCAGCCGGACGGACCGAGCAGGGCGATGAACTCGCCCCGCTCGATGGTCAGGTCGAGCTCGGACAGTGCCGCCGGCTGGTCCGCCGGACCGAAACGGCGGGTGACGCCGTCGAGCCGGAGCAGCTCGAAGTTGGAGGTGGACGAGGTCACGACTTCTTCACCTTGCTGCCGCCGACCTCACGGTCCCACTTGTCGAAGGCAGCCACCAGCGCCTTCGCGTCCAGCGGAACCTCGGTCGGATTGTCGGCAATCAGTTTGTCGTACTCCGGGCGCCCGTACTCCGTGATCGCGTCCTTGCTCTCCTGCGGCGCCTGCGCCAGCTCGACGCCCTTGATCGCCGGGCCCGGGTAGAAGTAGCCCTTGTCGTACGCCTTCGCCTGCTGCTCCGGCGTCAGCATGAACTGCAGCAGCTGCAGGATCGCCGCCTGCTTGTCGGTCGACACACCCTTCGGTACGACGGCGTAGTGCGCGTCGGTCACCCAGTGGAAGCCCTGGATCGGCGTGATCGCGGCCTCCTTCGGGACGGTGCCGAGGACGCGCGGGTTGATGTCCCAGCCCGTCGTGCTCGCGATGATGTTGGCCGAGCCGTTGGCGAGCGCCTTCATCGTGTCGGAGGTGCCGGACGGGTAGAAGTCGACGTACTGGTTGAGCTCCTTCAGGTACGCCCAGGTCTTGTCCCAGCCGTTCACCGGGTCCTTCGGGTCCTTGTCCCCGAGGATGTAGGGCAGGCCCATCAGGAACGTGCGGCCGGGGCCGGAGTTCGCCGGGCGTGCGTACATCACCTTGCCCTTGTTGGCCTTCGCGTAGGCGAGCAGGTCCTGGGCGGTCTTCGGCGGCGACGGGACCTTCGACGGCATGTACTCGAGCAGCGGGCCCGACGGGTAGTAGGTGACCGTCACGCCCTCCTTGCCGCCCAGCTCCTGCATCTTCTGCGCGGGCGGCAGGTAGTCCTTCATCCCCGGCAGGCGGTCGGAGTACTTCGTGAGCAGGTCGAGCCACAGGCCCTGCTCCTGCCCGGCGGCGAGGCCGTCGGTGCCGGTGAGCACCAGGTCGATGTCGACCCGGTTCGCGTTCTGCTGGGCCTTGATCTTGCCGGCCAGCTCGGGAGCGGGGCCCTTCGAGTACGTGACCTTCGAGACCACGTCCGGGTGCTGCTTGACGAAGTCGTCGATCATGGGTTGCGTCAGTTGCAGGTTGCCGGCCACGTCGAGGATGTTCAGGCTCACCGCCTTGGCCGGCTTGTCCGGTACGTCGCCACCGCTGTCGGCGGCCGGTTTACTCGGTGTCGGGGCGCCGCAGGCGGCCAGCACCGCCAGCACGGCGGCGGCCACCGGGGCCGCGATCAACTTCCGCTGCAGTTGCATCGGGTATCTCCTCGGATCAAGGCGGGCCCGGCGCGGCGCGAACGCCGGCCGGGGTGATCACTTCTGTGGTGCTGGTCCGGACGACTCCCGGACGATCAGTTCCCCGTGCAGTGGTTCTTGTGAGCCGGCGATCTGGGCGGCCTCCGGGTCGTCGAGCAACGCCAGCAGCAGCTCGACCGCGAGCCGGCCGGTCTCCTGCTTCGGCAGCCGGACCGTGGTCAGCGCCGGCCGGGCCATCCTGGACATCGCGATGTCGTCCACGCCGACCACGCTCAGCTCGCCGGGAACCGAGATCCCGCGGCTGTGCAGGCGGGCCAGCAGACCGATCGCGACCAGGTCGTTGTAGGCCACCACGGCGGTCGCGCCGGTCGCGACGACCTGGTCGGCGGCCGCCATGCCGCCCTCGTACGTCGGGGCGAAGTTGCCGACCGGCGCCAGCTCGGCGTGCAGTGCCTCGACCGCGTTGCGCAGGCCGACGCCGCGGTGCAGCGTCGACCAGGAGGTGGCAGGGCCTCCGACCCAGGCGATCCGGCGGTGGCCGAGGGCAACGAGGTGGGCGACGGCCTGCCGCATTCCGTCCTCGTTGTCGTAGGTGATGCCGGGCAGTCCCGCGGCGTTGCGGTTGACCAGCACGACGGTGGTGTCCTGGGCGATCGCCGCCAGCTCGTCGTCACTCGCTCGCGGCGAGCACAGCACGACGCCGTCGACCTGCTTGGACAACGCCCGCACCAGGCCGGCCTCGGCCGCCGGGTCCTCGTCGGTGTCCGCGACGAAGACGGCGACGTCGTGCCGGCGGGCGCGCGCCTGCACGCCCTTGGTGACGCTGGCGAAGAACGGGTTGGCCAGATCCGGCACGACCAGACCGATCGTGCCGGTCCGCCCGGTGATCAGCCCACGGGCCGCCCGGTTCGGCTCGTAGCCGAGCTGCTCGACGGCCGCCGCCACCCGGGCCCGCGTCGCCGCGTTCACCATGCCCGGCACGGACAGCGCCCGGGAAACGGTCGACGGCGAAACCCCGGCCAACCGCGCCACGTCCCGAATGGTCGCCGCCACACCCACCTCCTCAGGTTCCGGTTGAGTCTGCAATCGGTTGCAGTTTGTGTCAAGACGTCAGCTCATGGACGGTGGCTTGTGCTGACAAGATGCGACTGCAATCCTTTGCAGAACACGTTTCAGCCCAGCCGCTGTCCCGCACAGCAATCGGAGGACCCATGCCGAAGGCCCTGCAGCCTCATCCGGATCGCGCCCTGCCGGCCGGACCCGCCCGCGACGTCGCGCGCCGGATCCACGCCTCGACGAAGGACCTGCCGCTGCTGTGCCTGCACGGACACGTCGACATCGGGCTGTTCGCCACCGACGCCCCGTTCGGCGACCCGGCCGACCTGCTGGTCGTCCCGGACCACTACGTGACCCGGATGCTGATCTCGCAGGGCGTCCACCCCGACAAGCTGGGACTCCCCCGCCGCGACGGCAAGCAGACCGCCGAGCCGCGCGAGATCTGGCGGGAGTTCTGCGCCAACTGGCACCTGTTCCTCGGTACGCCGAGCCGGTACTGGCTGGAGCACGAGTTCGCCGAGGTGCTCGGCCTGACCGTGCAGCCGTCCGCGGAGACGGCCGACGAGCTCTACGACCAGATCGCCGCGCGGATCGCGGAGCCGGAGTTCCGCCCGCGCGCGCTGCTCGACCGCTTCAACATCGAGCTGATCTCCACCACCGACGCGGCCACCGACGACCTGGCCCAGCACGCGAAGGTCGCGGCAGATCTCCCCGGGAGGGTGGTCCCGACGTTCCGCCCCGACGCGGTCGCCCACGTCGACCGGGACGGCTGGCCGGCGCTGATCGAGCAGCTCGGCGCGCTGGCCGACGTCGACACCTCGACGTACGACGGCTTCCTGAACGCCATCCGCCGGCGTCGCCAGGCGTTCGTCGCGGCGGGCGCCCGTGCCACCGACCACGGCCACCTGAGCGCAGCCGCCGTACCGCTGAGCGACTCCGAGGCCGCGCGGATCTACGCGGGAGCGTTGAAGGGCGACGTGACCGCCGAGGACGCCGCCGCGTTCGCGGGGCACATGCTGTACCAGTCCGCGGTGATGTCGGCCGAGGACGGGCTGGTCATGCAGCTGCACCCCGGCGTACTGCGCGACCACGATCCGGCGATCTTCGCGACGTACGGGCCGGACAAGGGACACGACATCCCGGTCGCGGCCGAGTTCACCCGGTCGCTGCAGCCGCTGCTCGAGCGGTTCGGGCACGCGGAGGGCTTCCGCCTCGTGCTGTTCACCGTCGACGAGACCGTGTACTCGCGCGAGCTGGCACCGCTCGCGGGCGTCTACCCCGCGGTGCGGCTCGGTGCGCCGTGGTGGTTCCTGGACAGCCCTGACGGCATGCGCCGGTTCCGCGAGCTCGTCACGGAGACCGCGGGCTTCTACAACACGAGCGGCTTCGTCGACGACACCCGCGCGTACCTGTCGATCCCGGCACGCCACGACCTCGCCCGCCGCATCGACGCCGGCTACCTGGCCAATCTCGTCGTACAACACCGCCTCGACGAGGACGACGCGCTGCAGGTCGCACGGGCCCTCGCGTACGACCTCGCGCGCGACACGTACCTCTCCTGATCAGGCTGCCCCGGCGAACAGGTAGTCTCACGCAATCTGTTCGCCGGGGCAGGTGAAGGGACGTGGATGAGGCGTGGGGTTGTCGCGGCTGTTGGTGCCGCGCTGCTGTTGACAGGGTGCACCGACTCGGGAGACCCGCCGGTCCAGTCCGCACCATCCGCGACCACCACTGCGACCACCACTGTGACTGTCCCGACCGCTCCGCCGGCAGCGGCCGCCGCCGCTCTCGGACCGACCGGTCCGGGTACGGCGAAACCGTGCAAGGGGACCGCGATCCCGGTCGGCGCGGATCCGCAGCCGATCATCGACGCAGCACCCGCGGGCACCAGCTTCTGCTTCGCGAAAGGCCTGCACCGGATCACGCGTGCGATCCGGCCCCGCGCCGGTGACACGCTGGCGGGTGGCCCCGGAGCGATCCTGAGCGGAGCCGTCCGCCTGACCGGCTGGAAGCAGACCGGAAACGCCTGGGTGGTGCGTGGCGTCCTGCCCGCGGCGTACCCGCTCAAGGGCCAGTGCGAGGACAACCGGACCAAACCCTGCCAGCTCGGTGAGCAACTGTTTGCCGACGGCAAGCACCTGACCCGTGTGATGAGCCTCGCCCAGCTGAAGCCCGGCACCTTCTACGGTGACTACCGGACCAACGCCGTGTACGTCGGTGACGATCCCACCGGCCACGTGATCGAGATGTCCCGTACGCAGACCGCGATCGACAAGTCGGCCGAGGACGTCACCGTGACCGGTCTGACGATCGAGCACTTCGCGAGCCGCCCGCAGGCCGGAGCCCTGCAGGTCGGCCCCGGCTGGACGGTGACCGCGAACGAGGTGCGCTGGAACCACGCCGTCGGGATCATGGTGATCGAGGGCGACCGGGCCGAGCTCAGCCGCAACACGGTCGCGGACAACGGCCAGCTCGGCATCGGCCAGTACAAGTCCGCGGACGTGCGGATCACGGCGAACCTGGTCACCCGCAACAACACCGACGGCTTCTGGATCGCGGACTGGGAGTCCGGCGGCATCAAGTCCACCCGGTCGTCCGGCGAGGTCCGCGGCAACGACATCGTCGCGAACCGCGGCATCGGGATGTGGAGCGACATCGCGGAGTACGACCGCAGCATCACCGGCAACCGGATCCGGGCCAATGCCGCGGACGGGATCCGCTACGAGATCAGCTATGCCGGTGTGATCGAGCAGAACGTCGTCGAGCACAACGGGTACGGCACCGGCCGCGGCTCGGGCGGCTCGCTGTGGGACGGCGGCGGCATCAACGTCAACACGTCGTCCGACGTACAGGTCCGCGGCAATCTGATCAAGGACAACCGCAACGCGCTGTCGATCCAGTCCCGGACCCGCGGCGACGGGCCGCGCGGCACGTACGTCCTGCGCAACGTCCTCGTCGAAGGCAACCTGGTGGTGATGACCGACGCCACCTCGACGCTCGGGGTCGTCGAGAACAAGCGCTCCCCCGCACAGCCCGGCGCGATCACGTTCCGCCGCAACAGCTACCAGGTCGCGGGCGGTCAGGACCGGTTCGCGTACCGCGGCAAATCGCTGACCTGGTCCGAGTGGCAGCAGACCGGCTTCGACAAGGACTCAGTGAGCAGCTAGCTCCAGTTTTCGCTTGCGTAACCGGTCGGCGTCGCAGATCGCCGCGGCGACCAGCAGATGGACCGTCATGGACGACAGGTCGGACAGCCCGCTCTCGTTGAGTGAGGCGACGGTGACATAGCCGAGCAGCATCGCGCCACAGGCCCGGATGTACGGCGTCGGCGCGCGGAGCACCGCCACCCACGCGACGATCACCGCGATCGCCACGATCGTGACGGCCAGCAGCCCGGTCTCCCAATAGAGACCGAGCCAGCTGTTGTCGATCGCCATCACGTCGATGTCGCCCTCACCGCGGCGCAGCAACACCCGTTTGTTGCCGAGGCCGTGGCCGATGATCGCGGTCTGGAGCGACACCTTCTCGTCGAGGACCGCCTGCCAGCTCGTCGTCCGGCCGCTCAGCGAGGTGATCTGCTGCGTGCCCTGGCCACGCAGCAACCAGGTCTGCAGCGAGCCGATCGTCAGGAAGGCGAGCCCGAGCAGCGCGGGAACGCTGAAGCTCATGATCCGGCCCGCCCAGGTCCTGCGCGTGATGATCAGCGCCAGCACCAGGCCGAACGCGAGGGCCGCCGCGGACGTCCGTGTGCGGCTCGCCGCGATCAGTACGCCGCCGAGCCCGACCAACGCCACCGCCGGCAGCGTCGCCAGCTTCCGGCAGACCAGGCCGATCAGCGCCAGCCCGAGCAGGATCGCTCCGACCTCGCCGACGCGCGGCGGGAGCATCGGGATGATGACGCCCTGCAGCCGGTACCCGCCGCCGAGCGAGCGCAGCGGCCGCCATGCCTCGGACGGCGCGTACGCCAGGCTCAGCACGACGGTTGCTGCCAGCAACAGATGGGCCCACAGATGCGCGCGGACCAGCCGTTCCGGGACCTGTACGAGCGGCCGCCAGAGCAGGAAGACCAGGACCAGCCCGATCAGGAACCGGGCCAACCGGGTCAGAGGCCCCATCGGTTCGGCGAGCAGGAAGACGGTCGCGCACGCGAACAGCACGTACATGACGTACAGCCAACTGGTCGGGTTCACCCGGGTCCGGAACCCGGGCCTGGTGGCCGCCAGCGCGACCAGGAAGACCGCACCGAGCAGCATCCCCTTCGCGATGCTGTTCGTGGATCCCGTCGTACCCTGCGGCGCCGCCACCCGCGACGACCAGGGCTGCACGCCGAGCACGAACAGGCACCACAGCGTCAGCCAGAACCAGGTCGGCCGCTCGTTGCTAGGCATCAGTCCAG includes:
- a CDS encoding substrate-binding domain-containing protein; the protein is MAATIRDVARLAGVSPSTVSRALSVPGMVNAATRARVAAAVEQLGYEPNRAARGLITGRTGTIGLVVPDLANPFFASVTKGVQARARRHDVAVFVADTDEDPAAEAGLVRALSKQVDGVVLCSPRASDDELAAIAQDTTVVLVNRNAAGLPGITYDNEDGMRQAVAHLVALGHRRIAWVGGPATSWSTLHRGVGLRNAVEALHAELAPVGNFAPTYEGGMAAADQVVATGATAVVAYNDLVAIGLLARLHSRGISVPGELSVVGVDDIAMSRMARPALTTVRLPKQETGRLAVELLLALLDDPEAAQIAGSQEPLHGELIVRESSGPAPQK
- a CDS encoding O-antigen ligase family protein, whose amino-acid sequence is MPSNERPTWFWLTLWCLFVLGVQPWSSRVAAPQGTTGSTNSIAKGMLLGAVFLVALAATRPGFRTRVNPTSWLYVMYVLFACATVFLLAEPMGPLTRLARFLIGLVLVFLLWRPLVQVPERLVRAHLWAHLLLAATVVLSLAYAPSEAWRPLRSLGGGYRLQGVIIPMLPPRVGEVGAILLGLALIGLVCRKLATLPAVALVGLGGVLIAASRTRTSAAALAFGLVLALIITRRTWAGRIMSFSVPALLGLAFLTIGSLQTWLLRGQGTQQITSLSGRTTSWQAVLDEKVSLQTAIIGHGLGNKRVLLRRGEGDIDVMAIDNSWLGLYWETGLLAVTIVAIAVIVAWVAVLRAPTPYIRACGAMLLGYVTVASLNESGLSDLSSMTVHLLVAAAICDADRLRKRKLELAAH
- a CDS encoding ABC transporter substrate-binding protein, whose product is MQLQRKLIAAPVAAAVLAVLAACGAPTPSKPAADSGGDVPDKPAKAVSLNILDVAGNLQLTQPMIDDFVKQHPDVVSKVTYSKGPAPELAGKIKAQQNANRVDIDLVLTGTDGLAAGQEQGLWLDLLTKYSDRLPGMKDYLPPAQKMQELGGKEGVTVTYYPSGPLLEYMPSKVPSPPKTAQDLLAYAKANKGKVMYARPANSGPGRTFLMGLPYILGDKDPKDPVNGWDKTWAYLKELNQYVDFYPSGTSDTMKALANGSANIIASTTGWDINPRVLGTVPKEAAITPIQGFHWVTDAHYAVVPKGVSTDKQAAILQLLQFMLTPEQQAKAYDKGYFYPGPAIKGVELAQAPQESKDAITEYGRPEYDKLIADNPTEVPLDAKALVAAFDKWDREVGGSKVKKS
- a CDS encoding ATP-binding cassette domain-containing protein, whose protein sequence is MTSSTSNFELLRLDGVTRRFGPADQPAALSELDLTIERGEFIALLGPSGCGKSTALNCLAGLLPLTAGSIWQDDRRIDTLPPEKRGFGMVFQNYALFPHLTVRDNIAFGLRMRNLPKADVQRRTTEAIDMVQLADHASKLPGQLSGGQQQRVAIARATVLEPSLVLMDEPLSNLDAKLRLEMRTEIRRLHQSLGLTTVYVTHDQEEALSMADRLVVMRQGKVQQIGTPEQVHTKPATWHVADFMGYRNLLPLKASQLHGDQVTVDLGGTAIRGAAQGAVAQDDDVIAAVRPEDVKIADQGVKGLVEVVEYQGRERAVEVVVDGETRLHLRTEQRVEPGEQVALAVTPGRLLVYPA
- a CDS encoding ABC transporter permease, which translates into the protein MSATWQHRLAERGVDRRLWLLLPATIFVLLLFVYPFLYGLSLSFQPMDGGGVLANYDKFFSDAYQRDTIATTLKIALPAALLNVLAAVPIAFRLRGRFRGKRLLTTILVVPITLGTVLTAQGLLNYLGPTGWFNRVLLSLQIVDDPIRLTNNYWGVFFSLVITGFPFAFLLVLSYLSGIDPTLQRAAATLGASRAQRFRRITLPLLAPGLATTFLLTFVLAFSVFPSAVLVGNPAGSTRVISLAAYQAAYEQYDYAYASAIAMVMGAVELVVVAIVLVWRSRLYTGSTGGKG
- a CDS encoding right-handed parallel beta-helix repeat-containing protein; protein product: MRRGVVAAVGAALLLTGCTDSGDPPVQSAPSATTTATTTVTVPTAPPAAAAAALGPTGPGTAKPCKGTAIPVGADPQPIIDAAPAGTSFCFAKGLHRITRAIRPRAGDTLAGGPGAILSGAVRLTGWKQTGNAWVVRGVLPAAYPLKGQCEDNRTKPCQLGEQLFADGKHLTRVMSLAQLKPGTFYGDYRTNAVYVGDDPTGHVIEMSRTQTAIDKSAEDVTVTGLTIEHFASRPQAGALQVGPGWTVTANEVRWNHAVGIMVIEGDRAELSRNTVADNGQLGIGQYKSADVRITANLVTRNNTDGFWIADWESGGIKSTRSSGEVRGNDIVANRGIGMWSDIAEYDRSITGNRIRANAADGIRYEISYAGVIEQNVVEHNGYGTGRGSGGSLWDGGGINVNTSSDVQVRGNLIKDNRNALSIQSRTRGDGPRGTYVLRNVLVEGNLVVMTDATSTLGVVENKRSPAQPGAITFRRNSYQVAGGQDRFAYRGKSLTWSEWQQTGFDKDSVSS
- the uxaC gene encoding glucuronate isomerase, which translates into the protein MPKALQPHPDRALPAGPARDVARRIHASTKDLPLLCLHGHVDIGLFATDAPFGDPADLLVVPDHYVTRMLISQGVHPDKLGLPRRDGKQTAEPREIWREFCANWHLFLGTPSRYWLEHEFAEVLGLTVQPSAETADELYDQIAARIAEPEFRPRALLDRFNIELISTTDAATDDLAQHAKVAADLPGRVVPTFRPDAVAHVDRDGWPALIEQLGALADVDTSTYDGFLNAIRRRRQAFVAAGARATDHGHLSAAAVPLSDSEAARIYAGALKGDVTAEDAAAFAGHMLYQSAVMSAEDGLVMQLHPGVLRDHDPAIFATYGPDKGHDIPVAAEFTRSLQPLLERFGHAEGFRLVLFTVDETVYSRELAPLAGVYPAVRLGAPWWFLDSPDGMRRFRELVTETAGFYNTSGFVDDTRAYLSIPARHDLARRIDAGYLANLVVQHRLDEDDALQVARALAYDLARDTYLS